One genomic segment of Peribacillus sp. FSL H8-0477 includes these proteins:
- a CDS encoding YihY/virulence factor BrkB family protein gives MSSNFDWVHESFLVKLMKRIHGDDAVGMASQLAYFFLLSLFPLLIFLVTLLPYLPISQNDILNAIGSFAPPESMKLIEDNLTEIMKGSRPLLSLGILGTIWSASNGLNAIIKAFNRAYDVPETRNYIVARFVSILLTLAMLFVFVIALMLPVFGKQIGLFLFDALGMSSEFLSVWFALRWVITLLIVLLVFTVLYWIAPNKRLKCLTVLPGAVFATFGLGIVSWGFSFYVEHYGNYANTYGSLGGIIVLMIWFYLSGIIIIIGGELNAMRSERNNPKCE, from the coding sequence ATGTCCAGTAATTTTGACTGGGTGCATGAATCCTTTTTAGTTAAACTGATGAAGCGGATACATGGAGATGACGCAGTGGGGATGGCCTCCCAATTGGCTTATTTTTTCTTATTGTCTTTATTTCCTTTGCTGATTTTTCTGGTTACTCTCTTACCTTACCTGCCAATTTCACAAAACGATATCCTTAACGCGATTGGCAGTTTTGCTCCGCCCGAATCAATGAAATTAATTGAAGATAATTTAACAGAGATTATGAAAGGAAGCAGACCACTGCTCTCCTTAGGAATCTTAGGAACCATATGGTCAGCTTCAAATGGGTTAAACGCTATTATTAAAGCTTTTAATAGAGCCTATGATGTACCTGAGACGAGAAATTATATCGTGGCGAGATTCGTTTCGATTTTGCTGACACTGGCTATGTTATTTGTTTTTGTTATTGCCCTCATGCTTCCCGTTTTTGGAAAACAAATTGGTCTCTTTCTCTTTGATGCATTAGGGATGAGCAGTGAATTCTTGTCCGTATGGTTTGCGTTAAGGTGGGTCATAACCCTTCTTATTGTGTTGTTAGTCTTTACGGTTCTTTACTGGATTGCTCCTAATAAACGACTGAAATGTTTGACTGTCCTTCCTGGTGCTGTGTTTGCAACTTTCGGGTTAGGCATCGTTTCCTGGGGGTTTTCGTTTTATGTAGAACACTACGGTAATTATGCAAATACCTATGGAAGTCTTGGCGGAATAATTGTCTTAATGATTTGGTTTTATTTATCCGGGATAATTATTATTATCGGCGGTGAATTAAATGCCATGAGAAGTGAAAGGAATAATCCAAAATGTGAGTAG
- a CDS encoding late competence development ComFB family protein: MEEIVITLVTFMMTGPDYQTFCKCGKCKSDIIVLSLNNLPNHYATTETGRKIVFDRLNTVENRAWINKRIISAIHVVGKYPKHD, encoded by the coding sequence ATGGAGGAAATTGTGATTACTCTTGTAACGTTTATGATGACGGGACCTGATTATCAGACGTTTTGTAAATGTGGGAAATGCAAGAGTGATATTATTGTGCTCAGTCTTAACAATCTTCCGAACCATTATGCAACAACAGAGACTGGTAGGAAAATTGTATTTGATCGTTTAAATACGGTGGAAAATCGGGCGTGGATTAACAAAAGGATTATTAGCGCAATCCATGTTGTAGGAAAATATCCTAAGCATGACTAA
- a CDS encoding molybdopterin molybdotransferase MoeA has product MLERRIPISVAEAVTKIIDKKGIGEKEYVTIAECQGRFLAEDIVATHDVPHFNRSPYDGFALRSEDTTFGSLTNPLEFEVIEELGAGMVSSKTVQKNQAVRIMTGTQMPEECDCVIMLELTKGYEKAGKKYISFKRSIKKGENVSFQGEDAKTGDVIVKKGSQINPGMKGVLATFGYAEVPVAKKPLIGLYATGSELLEVHEPLQAGKIRNSNAHMIAAQISRAGGEVVYFGQLADELETSYRAISVAIDQVDILITTGGVSVGDYDFLPDIYQKLGAEVLFNKVAMRPGSVTTVAALGNKLLFGLSGNPSACYVGFELFVRPIVRSLSFCDTPHLRKVQAYLGTDLPKANPFHRFVRTTLTYQDGRLEVVPSGVDKSNIIMSLAGADCLTILPGGTRGFQKGDMVETLLLDDQTGSSWPW; this is encoded by the coding sequence ATGCTCGAACGCAGAATTCCAATCAGCGTAGCAGAAGCTGTTACTAAAATCATTGATAAAAAAGGAATCGGAGAAAAAGAGTATGTCACCATAGCAGAATGTCAGGGGCGTTTTTTAGCTGAGGATATTGTCGCCACTCATGATGTACCTCATTTCAATCGTTCCCCCTATGATGGATTTGCTCTTCGATCTGAAGATACCACATTTGGTTCGCTTACAAATCCACTAGAATTTGAAGTAATTGAAGAACTTGGAGCAGGAATGGTTTCTTCGAAAACTGTGCAAAAAAACCAAGCTGTACGAATTATGACAGGTACCCAAATGCCCGAAGAATGTGATTGTGTGATTATGCTTGAACTTACAAAAGGCTATGAGAAAGCTGGGAAGAAATATATTTCTTTTAAACGATCCATAAAAAAAGGTGAGAATGTTTCTTTTCAAGGTGAAGATGCTAAGACAGGCGACGTAATTGTCAAAAAAGGAAGTCAGATTAACCCAGGAATGAAAGGTGTATTGGCCACATTCGGTTATGCGGAAGTTCCTGTGGCAAAAAAACCGTTAATTGGACTTTATGCAACTGGTTCTGAATTATTAGAAGTACATGAACCGCTTCAAGCTGGGAAAATCCGCAATAGTAATGCCCATATGATTGCTGCTCAGATTTCTAGAGCCGGCGGTGAAGTTGTATACTTTGGCCAATTGGCAGATGAACTTGAAACGAGTTACCGTGCCATTTCAGTTGCGATTGATCAGGTTGACATTCTAATTACTACAGGTGGTGTGTCGGTAGGAGATTATGACTTCCTTCCCGACATTTATCAAAAATTAGGAGCAGAAGTTCTCTTCAACAAAGTAGCCATGCGGCCAGGGAGTGTCACCACGGTAGCTGCACTTGGGAATAAATTATTATTCGGACTTTCCGGAAATCCATCTGCCTGTTATGTTGGCTTTGAATTATTTGTCAGGCCGATTGTCCGCTCTCTTTCTTTCTGTGATACACCCCATCTACGTAAAGTACAAGCTTACTTAGGAACAGATTTACCAAAAGCCAACCCTTTCCACCGCTTTGTCCGCACTACCTTAACTTATCAAGATGGCAGGCTCGAAGTAGTACCGAGCGGGGTAGACAAATCGAATATTATTATGAGCCTGGCTGGGGCAGATTGTTTAACGATTCTCCCAGGCGGGACCCGCGGTTTCCAAAAAGGTGACATGGTAGAAACCTTATTACTTGATGACCAGACAGGAAGTAGTTGGCCGTGGTAG
- a CDS encoding C40 family peptidase, which produces MKKNIFASVLSLCILGSFLVPFDSAKASYSPDQVVSVSKKYIGVRYKTGGMSPVGFDCSGFVSYSIKKATGKSLPRTAAQMFLIGKYIKKNSLEKGDLVFFSNGKKRASHTGIYVGNNKFIHSSSSKGVRIDSINGSYWKNKFIGGKRL; this is translated from the coding sequence ATGAAAAAGAATATATTCGCATCTGTGCTATCACTTTGTATATTAGGTAGTTTTCTAGTTCCTTTCGACTCGGCCAAAGCTTCTTATTCACCAGATCAAGTAGTATCAGTAAGCAAAAAGTACATTGGTGTTCGATACAAAACGGGTGGAATGAGCCCAGTAGGCTTCGATTGCTCTGGATTTGTATCCTATTCAATTAAAAAAGCTACTGGAAAGTCTCTTCCAAGAACGGCAGCACAAATGTTTTTAATAGGAAAGTACATAAAAAAGAATAGTTTAGAGAAAGGAGATCTTGTATTCTTTTCAAATGGTAAAAAACGAGCCAGTCATACAGGTATTTATGTTGGAAACAACAAATTCATTCACTCTTCTTCTTCCAAAGGGGTCCGTATCGACTCAATAAATGGTTCTTACTGGAAGAATAAATTTATTGGCGGTAAGCGATTATAG
- a CDS encoding DUF1128 domain-containing protein gives MDLSTNTPETIEYMVDEIKTKLKFMNFGAIKSTNFNSEMYEELRDIYEMVMRKGNFSPREMEAIAEELGRLRK, from the coding sequence ATGGATTTGTCTACTAACACACCCGAAACCATCGAATACATGGTGGATGAAATTAAAACAAAGCTAAAATTCATGAATTTCGGTGCGATTAAATCCACCAATTTCAATTCTGAAATGTACGAAGAACTTCGTGACATTTATGAAATGGTCATGAGAAAAGGTAATTTCAGCCCAAGAGAGATGGAAGCCATTGCGGAAGAGCTTGGCCGATTAAGAAAATAA
- the motB gene encoding flagellar motor protein MotB, with amino-acid sequence MARRKKKVRHEEHMDESWLVPYADILTLLLALFIVLFASSSVDANKFQQLSSVFNQIFTSGSGVLNYPSPVQDVTPSTTDENEKSSGKEDDPEALWMVEKKELKEIQDKVNQFIEKNDLAKKLDTSLTDEGLLLTIRDNVLFESGSAVIRQKDVNISNDIAELLIMNPPRSIVISGHTDNVPIKTYQYESNWDLSVMRAVNFMKILLENESLNPQWFSAKGYGEFSPIASNQTAKGQAKNRRVEILIMPRTALNQ; translated from the coding sequence ATGGCTAGGAGGAAAAAGAAGGTACGTCATGAAGAACATATGGATGAGTCTTGGCTGGTTCCATATGCAGATATTTTGACTTTACTACTGGCTCTTTTTATAGTGCTTTTTGCTTCTAGTTCGGTTGACGCCAATAAATTTCAACAACTTTCGAGTGTATTTAATCAAATTTTCACGAGTGGTTCTGGTGTCCTAAATTATCCTAGTCCTGTTCAGGATGTCACTCCATCTACAACAGATGAGAATGAAAAGTCTTCCGGAAAAGAAGATGATCCGGAAGCCCTTTGGATGGTTGAGAAAAAAGAACTAAAAGAAATACAAGATAAAGTAAACCAGTTTATTGAAAAAAATGATTTGGCTAAAAAGCTAGATACATCTTTAACGGATGAAGGACTACTGCTTACAATACGAGATAATGTCCTTTTTGAATCTGGTAGTGCGGTCATCCGACAAAAAGATGTGAACATATCGAATGATATTGCGGAATTATTGATTATGAATCCACCACGCAGCATTGTCATCAGTGGACATACAGATAATGTGCCAATTAAAACCTATCAATATGAGTCTAATTGGGACTTAAGCGTTATGAGGGCTGTGAATTTCATGAAGATTCTTCTTGAAAATGAAAGTCTAAATCCTCAATGGTTTAGTGCAAAAGGGTACGGTGAATTCAGTCCTATTGCATCTAACCAAACGGCAAAGGGACAGGCTAAAAATAGAAGGGTCGAAATTTTAATTATGCCGAGGACAGCTCTTAACCAGTAA
- the mobB gene encoding molybdopterin-guanine dinucleotide biosynthesis protein B — translation MVDTIVFQIVGFKNSGKTTLIKNMIHVLTNQQIEVAVLKHHGHGGIPDIGENDSEQHFSAGATASMVEGAGTIQLLSRMSKNEPPSVPALLGVLRFFEPHVILVEGYKREIYPKAVVIKEESDFRLLKELDNIQAVIAWPDCYQKAADLVSKPILVFQLGETDFFDWFLTEYFQ, via the coding sequence GTGGTAGATACCATTGTTTTTCAAATTGTTGGATTTAAAAATAGTGGGAAAACCACACTCATTAAAAACATGATTCATGTACTGACCAATCAACAAATTGAAGTGGCAGTCTTAAAACATCATGGTCATGGCGGGATACCCGATATTGGCGAAAATGATTCTGAACAACACTTTTCAGCAGGTGCAACTGCTTCAATGGTGGAGGGTGCTGGAACCATTCAGTTATTATCACGAATGAGTAAAAATGAACCTCCCTCTGTACCCGCCCTGCTTGGGGTACTGCGTTTTTTTGAGCCGCATGTCATATTGGTTGAAGGCTATAAACGTGAAATCTACCCAAAGGCTGTAGTTATCAAAGAGGAAAGCGACTTTAGACTGTTAAAAGAACTAGATAATATTCAAGCAGTTATCGCTTGGCCAGATTGCTATCAGAAAGCGGCCGATCTCGTTTCAAAACCCATCTTGGTATTCCAGCTCGGGGAAACAGATTTCTTCGATTGGTTCCTAACAGAATATTTTCAGTAA
- a CDS encoding MFS transporter codes for MQKKPLWTKDFISVSLSSFFIFFTFYVLLTTLPIFVVDHLEGSEAQIGLVVTVFLISAVICRPFTGKWIEDFGRKKMLYFSLIIFLLSAVFYMGIKSFPLLLLLRFIHGIGFGMATTVLGTIVADLIPDERRGEGMGYYSMSMNLAMVAGPFMGIMIATKTTFTILFIICGIAAFLALILGFFAKFPDQVKGPVKIKEKMSFKSLFEVSTLRIAAIAGILSFSYAGLMAFISVYAKQLGLVEAASFFFVVYAVTMIAARPFTGRWFDMKGENVIIYPGMIIFAIGLILLSQVQSAGLLLVSGAIIGLGYGSLTPSFQTVAINQAAPHRRGAATATFFTLFDGGFALGSFTMGLFAASVGYAKLYLYCGILVFLTLPLYYFLHGRYSSQRKART; via the coding sequence ATGCAAAAGAAACCGCTTTGGACGAAAGATTTCATCAGCGTCTCACTAAGCAGTTTTTTTATTTTTTTCACATTTTACGTCCTTCTAACAACCCTTCCCATTTTTGTTGTTGATCATTTAGAAGGTTCTGAAGCACAAATTGGACTTGTTGTTACTGTCTTCTTAATCTCTGCTGTAATCTGCAGACCGTTTACTGGAAAATGGATTGAAGACTTTGGAAGAAAAAAAATGCTCTATTTTTCGCTCATTATCTTTTTATTATCTGCTGTATTTTATATGGGGATAAAAAGTTTTCCTCTGCTTTTACTATTGCGTTTCATCCATGGTATCGGCTTTGGTATGGCCACAACAGTTTTAGGGACGATTGTAGCCGATTTGATCCCAGATGAACGTCGTGGCGAGGGAATGGGATATTACTCAATGTCCATGAATCTAGCTATGGTAGCTGGACCCTTTATGGGAATTATGATTGCCACTAAAACGACTTTCACCATTTTATTTATCATTTGTGGAATAGCCGCGTTCCTTGCCCTCATTCTTGGTTTCTTTGCAAAGTTCCCAGATCAGGTAAAAGGACCCGTGAAAATTAAAGAAAAAATGTCATTCAAATCACTTTTTGAAGTATCTACACTTCGTATTGCTGCCATTGCAGGAATTCTTTCATTTTCCTATGCAGGACTAATGGCTTTTATTTCTGTTTATGCTAAACAGCTCGGTCTCGTAGAAGCTGCTAGTTTTTTCTTTGTTGTATACGCTGTAACAATGATTGCCGCCCGTCCCTTTACTGGCCGGTGGTTTGATATGAAAGGTGAAAATGTTATTATCTATCCAGGTATGATCATTTTTGCAATAGGCTTGATTCTACTTAGCCAGGTACAATCAGCTGGATTGTTATTAGTATCAGGCGCAATTATTGGCCTTGGTTACGGAAGCTTGACACCCAGCTTCCAAACCGTTGCAATTAATCAAGCTGCCCCTCACAGACGCGGTGCAGCCACAGCCACCTTCTTCACCCTTTTCGATGGAGGATTTGCCCTAGGCTCTTTTACAATGGGCTTATTCGCAGCATCGGTCGGTTATGCCAAACTGTATCTTTATTGCGGTATCCTCGTGTTTCTTACTCTTCCGCTCTACTATTTTTTGCATGGAAGATATTCTAGTCAGCGCAAGGCAAGAACATAA
- a CDS encoding MFS transporter — protein MNQKLLISILIGLVGISGFSQGMLLPVIAIIFENNGVSSSLNGLHATGLYIGILLISPLMEGPLRKFGYKPLIVAGGLTVILSLGLFPIWQSFWFWFVLRLLIGIGDHTLHFATQTWITAISPLQRRGRNIAIYGLSFSIGFAVGPLMAKLLEISEALPFIISSFMSLLVWTSVFFLKNAFPDQDHDIETSSFFGTLKRFTKVSRYAWVAFLPPFSYGFLEATLNGSFPVYALRSGLDLSSVSIIIPAFAAGSIISQIPLGMLSDKYGRHKILMIIMFTGFLIFTIAGFVDQSTAGLFTCFFAAGIMVGSTFSLGISYMADLLPSNLLPTGNLLCGIFFSLGSITGPFIGGIIIQFLEGGFFFVMSSMLLIIFISLGLFKEKGTEEYSISNTR, from the coding sequence ATGAATCAAAAATTATTAATTAGTATTTTAATCGGACTCGTTGGAATCTCAGGATTTTCTCAAGGAATGCTTTTGCCCGTAATAGCAATCATATTTGAAAATAATGGTGTTAGTTCTTCTTTAAATGGGCTGCATGCAACAGGACTATATATAGGGATTTTACTCATTTCACCTTTGATGGAAGGTCCGCTTAGGAAATTTGGTTACAAACCGTTAATTGTTGCGGGAGGACTTACTGTCATTCTTTCTCTTGGATTGTTTCCTATCTGGCAATCCTTTTGGTTTTGGTTTGTTCTTCGTCTCTTGATCGGAATTGGTGATCACACGCTCCACTTTGCTACGCAGACTTGGATTACAGCGATTTCACCTTTACAAAGACGTGGGCGGAATATCGCTATTTATGGTCTTTCCTTTAGCATAGGCTTTGCTGTCGGACCTTTAATGGCTAAACTTCTGGAGATAAGTGAAGCACTGCCGTTTATTATCTCCAGCTTTATGAGCCTTTTAGTCTGGACGAGCGTCTTTTTCTTAAAAAACGCCTTTCCTGATCAAGACCATGATATTGAAACATCCTCATTTTTCGGTACACTTAAACGTTTCACTAAAGTCAGCCGATACGCATGGGTAGCCTTTCTTCCCCCATTTAGTTATGGTTTTCTTGAGGCTACACTTAACGGCAGTTTTCCTGTCTACGCTTTACGTTCTGGACTTGACCTTTCAAGTGTCTCTATTATTATTCCAGCATTTGCTGCCGGTAGTATCATTTCGCAAATACCACTTGGTATGCTAAGCGACAAATATGGGCGGCATAAGATTTTGATGATTATTATGTTCACTGGTTTTTTAATTTTCACTATCGCAGGCTTCGTTGATCAATCTACTGCAGGGTTATTTACTTGTTTTTTTGCTGCTGGCATCATGGTTGGATCTACTTTTTCTTTAGGAATCAGTTATATGGCCGATTTACTTCCATCAAACCTATTACCAACTGGAAATCTTTTGTGCGGTATTTTTTTCAGTTTAGGAAGTATAACAGGACCTTTCATTGGCGGTATCATCATTCAATTTTTAGAAGGAGGATTTTTCTTCGTCATGAGTTCCATGCTGCTAATTATTTTTATTTCATTAGGATTATTTAAAGAAAAAGGTACAGAGGAGTACAGCATTAGTAATACCAGATAG
- the map gene encoding type I methionyl aminopeptidase: MIVLKSEREIEAMHESGKLLAATHKEIAKLIQPGVTTWEIEEFVEAYLKKHGAKPEQKGYKGYKYATCASINEEICHGYPRKTPLKNGDIVTIDMVVNYNGALSDSAWTYKAGTVSKEIDHLLHVTKESLYKAIAQAVPGNRIGDIGHAIQSYVEPEGFSVVRDFIGHGIGTVIHESPEVPHYGLPNKGLRLKEGMVFTIEPMVNVGTYKAIRNPNGWTASTADGGYSAQYEHTIAIMKDGPLILTEQE; the protein is encoded by the coding sequence GTGATTGTATTAAAATCAGAACGTGAAATCGAAGCTATGCATGAATCGGGCAAGCTGCTAGCTGCAACACATAAAGAAATAGCGAAGTTAATTCAACCTGGTGTAACTACTTGGGAAATAGAAGAATTTGTTGAAGCGTATTTGAAAAAACACGGTGCAAAACCGGAACAAAAGGGATATAAAGGTTATAAATATGCAACGTGTGCAAGTATAAATGAAGAAATTTGTCATGGGTATCCAAGGAAAACACCTTTGAAAAATGGAGACATTGTAACCATTGATATGGTAGTTAACTATAATGGTGCTCTTTCAGATTCTGCTTGGACGTATAAGGCAGGCACTGTTTCAAAAGAAATCGATCATTTATTGCATGTAACGAAGGAATCGTTGTATAAAGCAATCGCTCAGGCTGTTCCAGGGAATCGGATTGGCGATATTGGCCATGCCATTCAATCCTATGTAGAGCCTGAAGGTTTCTCGGTTGTTCGTGATTTTATTGGTCACGGAATAGGAACAGTAATTCATGAAAGTCCTGAAGTTCCACATTACGGACTGCCGAATAAAGGTCTCCGCCTAAAAGAAGGAATGGTCTTTACTATTGAACCGATGGTAAATGTCGGAACCTATAAAGCAATACGAAACCCAAATGGCTGGACAGCTTCAACTGCAGACGGAGGGTACTCTGCGCAATATGAGCATACTATTGCCATTATGAAAGATGGGCCGCTTATTTTAACCGAGCAGGAATAA
- the cax gene encoding calcium/proton exchanger: MINKLFLILVGVGVPLSVAGALLQWPSVLMFVIYCLTIIALASFMGRATESLAIVLGPRIGGLLNATFGNAVELIISIYSLKAGLVGVVLASLTGSVLGNLLLVAGLSFFIGGTKYKRQTFNVYDARHNAGLLIFAIVVAFVIPEVFSVNMNEQETMSLSIGISVVLILLYLAALFFKLVTHRGVYQPTERVREPDHEEEVPEWSKKTAILVLAAATVAVAYVSEHLVHTFSEVGESFGWSELFIGVIIVAIVGNAAEHASALVMAYKNKMDITVEIAVGSTLQIAMFVAPVLVLISLLFSTSMPLVFTLPELIAMVTAVLLMISISNDGETNWFEGLTLLAAYVIMGIGFYLL, from the coding sequence ATGATTAATAAATTGTTTTTAATTCTTGTAGGTGTAGGGGTACCATTATCAGTTGCAGGTGCATTGCTGCAGTGGCCGAGTGTGTTAATGTTCGTCATTTATTGCTTAACTATAATCGCTCTTGCCAGTTTTATGGGGAGAGCCACAGAAAGTTTGGCTATTGTGTTAGGCCCAAGAATTGGAGGATTACTTAACGCAACATTTGGTAATGCGGTTGAATTAATTATTTCTATTTACTCGTTAAAAGCAGGATTAGTCGGTGTAGTGTTAGCATCGCTGACAGGTTCCGTTTTAGGAAACTTATTATTAGTTGCAGGTTTGTCTTTTTTTATCGGTGGAACAAAATACAAAAGACAAACGTTCAATGTCTATGATGCCAGGCACAATGCTGGCCTATTGATTTTTGCTATAGTTGTGGCTTTTGTGATTCCTGAGGTTTTTTCGGTTAATATGAACGAACAAGAGACGATGTCGTTAAGCATAGGAATCTCTGTGGTATTAATCTTACTTTACTTAGCTGCCTTATTCTTTAAACTGGTTACTCATCGTGGGGTGTATCAGCCAACTGAACGTGTGCGTGAACCCGATCATGAAGAAGAGGTACCAGAATGGAGCAAGAAGACAGCGATACTAGTATTGGCAGCTGCGACTGTAGCAGTGGCGTATGTATCTGAACATTTAGTTCATACCTTTAGCGAGGTTGGAGAAAGTTTTGGCTGGTCTGAGCTGTTTATCGGGGTAATCATTGTTGCGATTGTCGGAAACGCAGCAGAGCATGCCTCAGCTTTAGTCATGGCATATAAAAACAAGATGGATATTACGGTAGAGATAGCAGTAGGATCGACCTTGCAAATTGCAATGTTTGTTGCACCAGTACTTGTGCTCATTTCCTTGTTGTTTTCCACATCCATGCCGCTTGTTTTTACACTTCCAGAGCTAATAGCTATGGTCACTGCGGTGTTACTAATGATTAGTATTTCTAACGATGGAGAAACAAACTGGTTTGAAGGTCTTACACTGCTTGCAGCTTATGTCATTATGGGAATTGGTTTTTATTTACTTTAG
- a CDS encoding type 1 glutamine amidotransferase domain-containing protein, with translation MSKKIACVITNDFEDSEYTEPVKAYKEAGHTVITIEKEAGKTVVGKTDKTEVKIDKSIDSVNPADFDALLIPGGFSPDQLRADDRFVAFTKAFMDEKKPVFAICHGPQLLITAKVLEGRDATGFTSIKVDLENAGVKFADKEVVVCGNQLVTSRTPDDLPAFNRESLKLLEV, from the coding sequence ATGAGTAAAAAAATTGCTTGTGTAATAACCAATGACTTTGAGGATTCAGAATATACAGAGCCTGTAAAAGCATATAAAGAAGCAGGACATACGGTGATAACCATTGAGAAAGAAGCCGGAAAAACAGTAGTAGGTAAAACAGATAAAACAGAAGTGAAAATTGATAAATCTATTGATTCAGTGAACCCAGCTGACTTCGATGCATTACTAATTCCTGGAGGATTTTCTCCTGATCAACTTCGTGCAGATGATCGATTTGTTGCTTTTACAAAAGCATTTATGGATGAAAAGAAACCCGTTTTTGCTATCTGTCATGGTCCACAGCTGTTGATTACAGCAAAAGTGCTTGAGGGCCGGGATGCAACAGGATTTACATCGATTAAAGTGGATTTAGAAAATGCGGGAGTCAAGTTTGCGGATAAGGAAGTGGTTGTTTGCGGGAACCAACTCGTTACCAGCCGAACTCCGGATGATCTGCCGGCCTTTAATCGTGAATCATTAAAACTTCTTGAAGTATAA
- the motA gene encoding flagellar motor stator protein MotA, translating into MDKTSFIGILLGIIAVGVGMVLKGVSLSALINPAAILIIFVGTAAAVTTAFPMSELKKVPVLFKILFTEQRLTKPEELIRTFSEWAVIARKEGLLALEVISEDIENQFLKNGLNLAVEGQSADYIRDILSEEIDAMEERHLGGAAIFSQAGTYAPTLGVLGAVLGLIAALGNMDNTEELGHAISAAFVATMLGIYTGYVLWHPFANKLKRKSKEEVRIKEMMIEGILSIIEGEAPRTIEQKLTSYLPANERKKWLEGEVKGNG; encoded by the coding sequence ATGGATAAAACATCATTTATCGGAATTTTACTTGGAATTATTGCTGTTGGTGTTGGTATGGTGTTAAAAGGGGTAAGTTTATCGGCATTAATCAATCCTGCAGCTATTCTTATCATTTTCGTTGGGACGGCTGCTGCTGTTACTACAGCTTTTCCAATGTCAGAACTAAAAAAAGTACCTGTGTTGTTCAAGATTCTATTTACTGAACAGCGTTTAACAAAGCCAGAAGAACTTATCCGAACATTTTCAGAATGGGCAGTCATTGCTAGAAAAGAAGGACTATTAGCGTTGGAAGTCATTTCTGAGGATATAGAAAATCAATTCTTAAAAAATGGGTTAAATTTAGCGGTAGAAGGACAAAGTGCCGATTATATTCGTGATATTTTATCAGAAGAAATTGATGCTATGGAAGAGAGACATCTTGGCGGTGCAGCTATATTCAGTCAAGCAGGTACATATGCTCCAACGCTAGGTGTGCTTGGAGCAGTACTCGGTCTGATTGCTGCACTAGGCAACATGGATAATACAGAGGAATTAGGTCATGCAATATCGGCAGCTTTTGTTGCGACTATGCTTGGGATTTATACTGGTTATGTACTTTGGCATCCGTTCGCTAATAAGTTAAAAAGAAAATCAAAAGAAGAGGTACGAATTAAAGAAATGATGATTGAAGGGATCCTTTCTATTATTGAAGGAGAAGCTCCCCGAACGATTGAACAAAAACTAACGTCTTATTTGCCTGCTAATGAACGGAAAAAATGGCTGGAAGGCGAAGTGAAGGGAAATGGCTAG
- a CDS encoding YtxH domain-containing protein: protein MNQHFNENKKNSQFTKAVLLGALAGAVISLFDKDTRSSVAVNGRSFASGVKNFLLHPDGVLNQVKEATGTMRSTVEKISDDVAFIADKVDEFKEVPSQLVKMVIDTKESFEQDKGSYTSSTDIPQKETTL from the coding sequence ATGAATCAACATTTCAATGAGAATAAAAAGAACAGTCAATTTACGAAAGCAGTATTACTAGGTGCGCTGGCAGGTGCGGTAATAAGTTTATTTGATAAGGATACAAGAAGCTCAGTGGCAGTCAATGGTAGATCCTTTGCTTCGGGAGTCAAAAACTTTTTATTACATCCAGATGGTGTACTGAATCAGGTGAAAGAAGCAACCGGAACAATGAGGAGTACAGTTGAGAAAATATCAGATGATGTTGCTTTCATTGCGGACAAAGTGGATGAGTTTAAAGAGGTGCCTTCTCAATTAGTCAAGATGGTAATCGATACGAAGGAATCGTTTGAACAAGATAAAGGTAGCTATACGTCGTCGACAGACATTCCACAAAAAGAAACAACGCTATAA